One genomic segment of Pseudomonas sp. RU47 includes these proteins:
- a CDS encoding NAD-dependent epimerase: MKVLVTGAAGFIGAHCVLRLLRDGHSVVGLDNFNGYYDPQLKHDRVQWVREQAGDFQLATVDLADASAIDALFARERPQVVIHLAAQAGVRYSLDNPRAYLDSNLDGFLNILESCRHHPVEHLIYASSSSVYGANQHTPYSVQDGVNHPLSLYAATKKANELMAHSYSHLFGIPCTGLRFFTVYGPWGRPDMSPIQFARAISEGTPLKLFNYGEHQRDFTYIDDIIESIARLIEQPPQVNPQWNREQPDPASSMAPWRLFNIGGQHPVELKTYLALLEKHLGQTAIVELLPLQPGDVLNTCAEASDLAQATGFQPRIELDEGLGRFIAWFRDYYPTAYRPRAVRG, encoded by the coding sequence ATGAAGGTGCTGGTCACCGGTGCGGCCGGTTTCATTGGTGCCCATTGCGTGTTGCGGCTGCTGCGCGACGGGCACTCGGTGGTCGGTCTGGACAACTTCAACGGCTACTACGACCCGCAGCTCAAGCACGACCGCGTGCAGTGGGTGCGCGAGCAGGCCGGCGATTTCCAGCTCGCCACGGTTGATCTGGCCGATGCCTCGGCCATTGATGCGCTGTTTGCCCGCGAACGCCCGCAAGTGGTGATCCACCTCGCGGCGCAGGCCGGGGTGCGTTACTCGCTGGACAACCCACGGGCCTATCTGGACAGCAACCTCGACGGCTTCCTCAACATTCTCGAGAGCTGCCGGCATCACCCGGTCGAACACCTGATCTACGCCTCGTCGAGTTCAGTGTACGGCGCCAATCAGCACACGCCGTACTCGGTGCAGGACGGCGTCAATCATCCGCTGTCGCTGTACGCCGCGACGAAAAAAGCCAATGAACTGATGGCGCACAGCTACAGCCATTTGTTCGGCATTCCCTGCACCGGGCTGCGCTTTTTCACCGTGTACGGGCCATGGGGCCGGCCGGACATGTCGCCGATCCAGTTCGCCCGGGCGATCAGCGAAGGCACGCCGCTGAAGCTGTTCAACTACGGCGAGCACCAGCGCGACTTCACCTACATCGACGACATCATCGAAAGCATCGCCCGCCTCATCGAGCAGCCACCGCAGGTCAATCCGCAGTGGAATCGCGAGCAGCCCGATCCGGCCAGCAGCATGGCGCCGTGGCGTCTGTTCAATATTGGCGGGCAGCACCCGGTCGAGCTGAAAACCTATCTGGCGCTGCTGGAAAAGCACCTCGGTCAGACCGCCATTGTCGAGTTGCTGCCGCTGCAACCGGGCGACGTGCTCAACACTTGCGCCGAGGCCAGCGATCTGGCCCAGGCCACCGGATTTCAGCCCCGGATAGAGCTGGATGAGGGACTCGGGCGCTTTATCGCCTGGTTCCGCGACTACTACCCCACTGCCTATCGCCCACGCGCCGTTCGCGGCTGA
- a CDS encoding UDP-glucose dehydrogenase family protein gives MDVSVFGTGYVGLIQAAALADVGHRVLCVDIDPNKIKQLQQAVPPISEPGLSSTLEENIKAGRLLFSTQASDAVEHAELIFIAVGTPADEDGSADLSHVLNVARQIASHMEADRTLIIKSTVPVGTADQVLAAANSELQRRDKSSLTVRVVSNPEFLKEGSALADCMRPDRIIVGTHDDAAREQMSELYAPFCRNREKLMFMDNRSAELTKYAANAMLATRISFMNELANLTELLGADIEAVRKGIGSDPRIGYHFIYPGCGFGGSCFPKDLRALLHTAEHNGMPLKLLRSVTDVNDLQRHILFSKLKAQFPQGLAGKSIAIWGLAFKPNTDDMREAPSRYLMDALWAEGASVQAYDPEAMSECRRIYGYRNDLHLCATRDDTLEDADALVICTEWKNFRVVDFELLAEKLRSKVIIDGRNLYNPEQVAAAGLHYSGIGLRHIAPEGLLP, from the coding sequence ATGGACGTGAGCGTATTTGGCACTGGCTATGTCGGACTTATACAAGCCGCCGCACTTGCAGATGTCGGTCATCGCGTTTTATGCGTGGACATTGACCCAAACAAAATTAAACAACTGCAACAAGCAGTGCCGCCCATTAGCGAGCCCGGTTTGTCCAGCACGCTTGAGGAAAACATCAAGGCCGGCCGTCTGCTGTTCAGCACCCAGGCCAGCGACGCGGTCGAGCATGCCGAGCTGATCTTCATCGCCGTTGGCACCCCGGCCGATGAGGATGGCTCTGCCGACCTCAGCCACGTGCTCAACGTCGCCCGGCAAATCGCCTCGCACATGGAGGCCGATCGCACATTGATCATCAAATCGACGGTGCCGGTCGGCACGGCGGATCAAGTGCTCGCCGCCGCCAATAGCGAACTGCAACGCCGCGACAAGAGCAGTCTCACGGTGCGCGTGGTGTCCAACCCGGAATTCCTCAAGGAAGGCAGCGCCCTCGCCGACTGCATGCGCCCGGACCGGATCATCGTCGGCACCCACGACGACGCGGCCCGCGAGCAGATGAGCGAGTTGTACGCGCCGTTCTGCCGCAACCGCGAAAAACTGATGTTCATGGACAACCGCAGCGCCGAGCTGACCAAGTACGCGGCCAACGCCATGCTTGCCACGCGCATCAGCTTCATGAATGAGCTGGCCAATCTCACCGAACTGCTGGGTGCCGACATCGAAGCGGTGCGTAAAGGCATCGGCTCTGATCCGCGCATCGGTTACCACTTCATCTATCCGGGCTGCGGCTTCGGTGGCTCGTGCTTTCCCAAGGACCTGCGCGCCCTGCTGCACACCGCCGAACACAACGGCATGCCGCTGAAATTGCTGCGCAGCGTCACCGACGTCAACGACCTGCAGCGGCACATCCTCTTCAGCAAACTCAAAGCACAGTTCCCGCAAGGGCTGGCCGGCAAGTCCATCGCGATCTGGGGCCTGGCGTTCAAACCGAACACCGATGACATGCGCGAAGCACCGAGCCGTTATCTGATGGATGCGCTGTGGGCCGAGGGTGCCAGCGTGCAGGCTTACGACCCGGAAGCCATGTCCGAATGCCGACGCATTTACGGTTATCGCAATGACCTGCACCTGTGCGCCACCCGTGACGACACCCTCGAAGACGCTGATGCACTGGTGATCTGCACCGAGTGGAAAAACTTCCGCGTGGTCGATTTCGAACTGCTCGCCGAAAAACTGCGTTCAAAGGTGATCATCGACGGCCGCAACCTCTACAACCCGGAACAAGTGGCGGCCGCCGGCCTGCATTACAGCGGCATCGGTCTGCGCCACATTGCCCCTGAAGGACTGCTGCCATGA
- a CDS encoding sulfatase-like hydrolase/transferase, translated as MFRYAKEVLLIVYLLMYSEYYIDRLNAIGLGFAVLLFGAMFLALTFALYLMAYIRQTLIRHVFALAMFVSAVFFDVYTRVTADYLTYSGFVSLVYSGGFIQEAAYQYRDALLRGVLSGLLLLFGIGLKPRHGLAIPNALRVVAPVCGVLLLSAVLFLRAGEGARGLPIMYTPLAYLNLFAYEALHNTVGPREPVTLARTSQAVGHDIVLIIDESISGNYLDINAPFGVHSNLKQARPGVDIFNYGYAASIANCSADTNVTLRYGGTRADYMRINSTLPSIWQYAKKAGLRTVYIDAQRTAGNLQNLMTDTEKKDIDQFVQFDQTSVRDRDMAAAAKLIELLNDDKPELVVINKVGAHFPVHDKYPDAFMAYRPTLPRGQFTEVADTGERNGFNGQPDDWVLYRNAYKNTVLWNVGEFFARVFAEGNLNNALLIYTSDHGQDLHERGNPGLNTHCGGDPVEEEGLVPLVVIQGSALKTLDWSAQLAANKDRSSHYNIFPTLLQLMGYDLAGIEAVYGKPLSVATADEFTFNYRFNARLGAKPEWKHIDLGSIVTPLQAPASVAAGQ; from the coding sequence ATGTTCAGATATGCCAAAGAAGTGTTGTTAATTGTTTATTTGTTGATGTATTCCGAATATTACATTGATCGGTTAAATGCTATCGGCCTCGGTTTTGCTGTACTTCTTTTTGGCGCGATGTTTTTGGCGCTTACTTTTGCGTTATATCTAATGGCGTATATAAGGCAGACTCTCATTCGCCACGTGTTCGCATTGGCAATGTTTGTTTCGGCAGTGTTTTTCGATGTCTATACCCGGGTCACGGCGGATTACCTGACCTACAGCGGTTTCGTTTCATTGGTTTACTCCGGCGGGTTCATCCAGGAAGCGGCGTACCAGTACCGCGACGCGCTCCTGCGCGGCGTGCTCAGCGGTTTGTTGTTGCTGTTCGGTATCGGCCTGAAACCACGCCATGGGCTGGCGATTCCCAACGCGTTACGTGTGGTGGCGCCGGTGTGCGGCGTGTTGCTGCTCAGTGCCGTGCTGTTCTTGCGTGCGGGAGAGGGCGCGCGTGGCTTGCCGATCATGTACACGCCGCTGGCCTATCTGAATTTGTTTGCCTATGAAGCGCTGCATAACACGGTCGGCCCGCGCGAACCGGTGACACTGGCGCGCACCTCGCAGGCGGTCGGCCATGACATCGTGCTGATCATCGACGAAAGCATCTCCGGCAATTACCTGGATATCAACGCGCCTTTCGGTGTGCACAGCAACCTCAAACAGGCGCGTCCCGGCGTCGATATCTTCAATTACGGCTACGCGGCGTCCATCGCCAATTGCAGCGCCGACACCAACGTGACCCTGCGCTACGGCGGCACCCGCGCCGATTACATGCGCATCAACAGCACACTGCCGTCGATCTGGCAGTACGCGAAGAAGGCCGGGCTGCGCACCGTCTACATCGATGCCCAGCGTACCGCCGGCAATCTGCAGAATCTGATGACCGATACCGAAAAGAAGGACATCGACCAGTTCGTGCAATTCGACCAGACCAGCGTGCGCGATCGCGACATGGCGGCAGCGGCGAAGCTCATCGAATTGCTCAACGATGACAAACCAGAGCTGGTGGTGATCAACAAGGTCGGCGCGCACTTCCCAGTGCATGACAAATACCCGGATGCGTTCATGGCTTACCGCCCGACCTTGCCGCGCGGGCAGTTCACCGAGGTAGCGGATACCGGCGAGCGCAACGGTTTCAATGGCCAGCCGGATGACTGGGTGCTGTACCGCAATGCCTACAAGAACACCGTGTTGTGGAACGTCGGCGAGTTCTTTGCGCGAGTGTTCGCCGAGGGCAATCTGAACAATGCGCTGCTGATCTATACCTCTGATCATGGCCAGGATCTGCATGAACGCGGCAATCCGGGTTTGAACACCCATTGCGGTGGCGATCCGGTGGAGGAGGAAGGATTGGTGCCGCTGGTGGTGATTCAGGGCAGCGCTCTGAAGACGCTGGACTGGTCGGCGCAATTGGCGGCGAACAAGGATCGTTCCAGTCACTACAACATTTTTCCGACGCTGTTGCAGTTGATGGGTTACGACCTGGCGGGGATCGAGGCGGTTTATGGCAAGCCACTGAGTGTCGCGACGGCGGATGAATTCACCTTCAACTACCGCTTCAATGCGCGGTTGGGGGCCAAGCCTGAGTGGAAGCACATTGATCTGGGCAGCATTGTCACGCCGTTGCAGGCGCCGGCGAGTGTGGCGGCGGGGCAGTGA
- a CDS encoding ABC transporter ATP-binding protein codes for MLRVENVFKSYLTPQGPLPVLQGVDLSLESGSSLALMGESGSGKSTLLHLVAGLDKVDSGSIRSGAHRLEAMNEAQLANWRRTEIGLVFQQFNLIGSLRVEDNLAFQARLAGRHEPRWQAHLVQRLGLGDLLKRYPEQLSGGQQQRVALGRALASQPKLLLADEPTGSLDEATSDEVLRLLLELLDDTPTTLLMVTHSQRVAARLAQRVMLSNGRLT; via the coding sequence ATGCTTCGTGTTGAAAACGTCTTCAAAAGCTATCTCACCCCGCAAGGTCCATTGCCGGTGTTGCAAGGCGTCGACCTGTCGCTCGAATCTGGCAGCAGCCTCGCGCTGATGGGCGAATCCGGCAGTGGCAAAAGCACCTTGCTGCACTTGGTGGCCGGTCTCGACAAAGTCGACAGCGGCAGCATCCGCAGTGGCGCGCATCGATTGGAAGCGATGAACGAGGCGCAACTGGCGAATTGGCGGCGCACAGAAATCGGTCTGGTGTTCCAGCAGTTCAACCTGATCGGCAGTCTGCGCGTGGAGGACAACCTAGCGTTTCAGGCGCGTCTTGCCGGGCGGCATGAGCCGCGTTGGCAGGCGCATCTGGTGCAGCGTCTGGGGCTCGGCGATTTGCTCAAGCGTTATCCCGAGCAACTTTCCGGTGGTCAGCAGCAGCGTGTTGCGTTGGGCCGGGCATTGGCCTCGCAGCCGAAATTGCTGCTCGCCGATGAGCCCACCGGCAGCCTCGATGAAGCGACCAGTGATGAAGTCCTGCGGCTGTTGCTGGAGTTGCTCGATGACACCCCGACCACCTTGTTGATGGTCACCCACAGCCAACGGGTTGCGGCCCGTTTAGCCCAGCGAGTGATGTTGTCCAATGGGCGGCTGACGTGA